Genomic DNA from Falco naumanni isolate bFalNau1 unplaced genomic scaffold, bFalNau1.pat scaffold_391_arrow_pat_ctg1, whole genome shotgun sequence:
accaaacccaGCGGTgcggtgggggaggggaggcgcCGGGCTGACCTTGTCCTTGAAGTCGCTGTGGTTCTGCAGGATGGCGCGCTGGTAGGTGCCCGTCCGGACGTAATCCTGCATCATGTTCTGCTGCTGCGACAGGTACCCGTAGAACTGCGGGGGCACGGAGCGACGCCGGCGTCACCGGCAACGCCGCGGCCGGCAACCGGCAcccccccagtgctgggggATGGGGTGGCAGCCCCTCACCTGGAAATACTGCACGGCCGACGACTCCTCCGTCCGCTCGCTGAACACCGAGCGCTCCGTGTTGTGGCCGCGGCAGTTTTTCAGGATGTtataaaaggaacagaaatctgGGAAAAAgaggggtcggggggggggggggttagggggggtcggggggggtCCCAGTAAAGCCGAACgctgccggggagggggggggatgGACACGCACCGGTGGGGGTGGCGAACTGGACGAGGACGCTGTTGCAGCCCAGCGTGATGATGAAGGACTGTTTGCCCACGCGGCTGCACTCGGTCTCCCGCGACACCGAGCACTTGAACACGCAGACGTCTTCAtctggggggggcggggggacggggggggataaaaaatggggaggggggggagaaaacggggaaggggggagaaaacggggaaagggggagaaaagaggGGGGGGTTAGAGCCAGGTAGCCCcccccacaccagccccactgGACCCTGCTGCCCGTGTGCTGCGCTGGCGAGGCTCAGCCCAAACCTGCGCCCATCGCAGCGATGCTGAGCCCTCGTTAGGCTAATTAACCACCGTTAGGCTAATTAACCACCGTGGCGTTGGGGGGACATgcacagcccccccctcccctccccagcgtGGCTGAGGGGGGGTCCCGGCACTGCCAGAACCGCGGGTGGGTGCCACAGCGATGGCACAGCGCAGGGAGGTGGCACCAGGAACCCGTGGCCAAACCGGCAGCGGCACCGGCCACTGCGGCCACCGCGGCCACCGCACCGGTGCCTCGTTAGCCGCCTCGAAGCCGGTAATTAGCGGCTCCAGCCCCTCCCATGGCGCCCCGAATGAGCCGCTGCGGCAAAACCTGGTTTTCCCCAGCATCCCTCGCCACGCCGCCGGCACATCGCTGTTCCCCGCCAGCCACGCGGCGCGTTCGGCCGCCCGGGTAATTAGcaatggggggaggggggggggattaatgaggcggggggctgccagccccaaaAGGGGGAGGCCACCCGTAGGGCCGCGAGCCCGGCGTTGGCAAAGCCACGAAATGCAAATCGCGGCGTTAATCAGGCTGGCGGCGCGGCCGCGCTCTTTGTGGCGAGAGAAAAGCGGCGGCAGATGCGGCCGCCCCGGTGCTGAAAAGGCGGCGAGACCCCCGGTGAGACCCCCCGACTCCCGGCCACACAAAGGCTCTaccggccggggccgggggggggggggcggctgccgCGGTGCCGAGGGTCGGTGCCTCACGGGCACGAGGACGGCGCCCGCCAAAACGCCGAACGCCGGCGGCTCCGCGCGAAGCTCCGGGGGGTCCCGGCTGAAGCGCCGCGAAGCTCCGGCCAAacgtgcctcagtttcccctcccCCTCACCGGCACCAGTGAGGAAGCGCCGGGCTCGGTGCCGCCGTTCCGTCCCGGTACCGGTGGTGAGGGCTCTTCCAAAGCCGCCGCACCGCACCTTAATGAGTTGCGCCAATTAATTTCCCCCGAGCGGTTCGTTAGGCGGGAGGGAAGCGGGTCAGGGGTCCCCCGCCGGGAAGGGGCGGCAGCACCGCGCGGCACCGGCACGTCCGGCGGCTTCACCAGCGGCCACCGGATttgggaaaggggggaaaaaaaccccaaaaaggcaagaaaaaaaaaaaaacacaaaaaaacccccaaaagtcACCCAAATCTGGTGCCCAGACAAAGAAAACGGCTTCGACATCgcggcagctgctgggagagacCCCCCGGACCCCCCCCCTCCGTTAGTGACCCCCCCGGGGACGGGGCGGCCGCGGCAGTGCCTGGAAAGTCACCGAATTCCGGCTATTTTGGgaaaagctggggggggggacggggggacaGGATTCATCTTTCCACAGCCACCACCGGGGgagacccccccccctcctggctgagccccccccccagctgctgctgcccccctcaCAGGGGCCCACCggcccccaaccccccccccccccccccagcaccccctcagctgccctggcccccCAGGTCATCCCCCCCCAGGTGCTCCCCTCCCCCATCCTTTCCAGCCccataccccccccccccaaggccTCCTGAGCCCCCCATGCCCCTCCCCCATCTAAACCCCATgctcccagccccccaccctcttctgccccccctccccccaccccagcagtcTAAACCCCTGgtcccccacagcccccctccccccgatTGAGACCCTCTCAGCCCCACATGCCCCCCCCAAGCCTAGACTgagaccccccccagccccacacacgCCCTAcagacacccccagccccgcaagccccccaccccagcgccccccccacccctcacccccaagCCCAGCCCCCCCCATCAGGCctagcccccagccccacatcccTGGGCCTAGCCCCTCCAAGGCCTCAGCCCCCCCAGAACCCCCAACCCCTGCCCCCCTCCATCCctaccccccagccccatggcccCCCCCAGGcaacaccccccctcccccggctccccgcccccccaggccTAGCCCCAagccccacagcccccgccCCACACCCCCTCCAGGCCTAGCCCctagcccccagccccacacccctCAGGCctagcccccagccccacgcccccccccaGGCCTAGCCCCAAGCCCCACGcccaagcccccagcccctcgccccCAGGCctagcccccagccccacgcccccccggctccccaccccccaggcctagcccccagccccacggatCCCCCAGGCCTAGCCCCCGGCCCCACGCCCCGCCGGCTCCCCGCCCCCCAGGCCtagcccccggcccccgcccccagccccccgccccccgggcccggcccccccgcacTCACGGCCGTAGAGCGCCAGCCCGGCGCTGTCGGGGCCGGTGCGGACCTCGAGGCGCAgcggctgctgctcctggtgccGCTGGATCTCGCCGTTGGCGTCCCCGATGGTGAGGAGCCGCACGCCGGGGAACACCGACACCGCGGCCATCTTGgaccgccgccgccccgcccgcgccgcgcgccacgccccgccccccgccccagcgcGCCCCCTGCCGCCCGGCGGCCGCaccgcggggggcggggccgcggagGGGGCGGGGCCGAGGAGGGCGACCGGGACCGGCATCGGGGATCGAGGATCGGGATCAGAACCGGCATCGGGGACCGAGATCGGGGATCaggatcgggaccgggaccagGGATCAGGACCAGAACCAGCATCAGGGACCGGGATCGGGGATGGGACCGGCACCAGGGAGCGGGGATcaggaccgggaccgggatcggGGGTGGGACCGGCACCAGGGAGCGGGATcaggaccgggaccgggatcggGGATGGGACCGGCACCAGGGATCGGAGATCGGGACCGGGATCGGGGATGGGACCGGCACCAGGGAGCGGGGATCAGGACCGGGATCGGGGATTGGACCGGCACCAGGGAGCGGGGATcaggaccgggaccgggatcggGGATGGGACCGGCACCAGGGAGCGGGGATcaggaccgggaccgggatcggGGATGGGACCGGCACCAGGGAGCGGGGATCAGGACCGGGATCGGGGATGGGACCGGCACCAGGGAGCGGGGATcaggaccgggaccgggatcggGGATGGGACCGGCACCAGGGAGCGGGGATcaggaccgggaccgggatcggGGGTGGGACCGGCACCAGGGAGCGGGATcaggaccgggaccgggatcggGGGTGGGACCGGCACCAGGGAGCGGGGATCAGGACCGGGACCGGGCTCGGGGATGGGACCGGCACCAGGGAGCGGGGATcaggaccgggaccgggatcggGGATGGGACCGGCACCAGGGAGCGGGGATcaggaccgggaccgggatcggGGATGGGACTGGCACCAGGGAGTGGGGATcaggaccgggaccgggatcggGGATGGGACCGGCACCAGGGAGCGGGGATcaggaccgggaccgggatcggGGATGGGACCGGCACCAGGGAGCGGGGATCAGGACCGGGATCGGGGAAGGGACCGGCACCAGGGAGCGGGGATcaggaccgggaccgggatcggGGATGGGACCGGCACCAGGGAGCGGGGATcaggaccgggaccgggatcggGGATGGGACCGGCACCAGGGAGCGGGGATCAGGACCGGGACCGGGGATGGGACCGGCACCAGGGAGCGGGGATcaggaccgggaccgggatcggGGATGGGACCGGCACCAGGGAGCGGGGATcaggaccgggaccgggatcggGGGTGGGACCGGCACCAGGGAGCGGGATcaggaccgggaccgggatcggGGGTGGGACCGGCACCAGGGAGCGGGGATcaggaccgggaccgggatcggGGGTGGGACCGGCACCAGGGAGCGGGGATcaggaccgggaccgggatcggGGATGGGACCGGCACCAGGGAGCGGGGATcaggaccgggaccgggatcggGGGTGGGACCGGCACCAGGGAGCGGGGATcaggaccgggaccgggatcggGGATGGGACCGGCACCAGGGAGCGGGGATcaggaccgggaccgggatcggGGATGGGACTGGCACCAGGGAGCGGGGATcaggaccgggaccgggatcggGGATGGGACCGGCACCAGGGAGCGGGGATCAGGACCGGGACCAGGATCAGAACCGGCACCAGGGACCAAGATCGGGGATCAGGACCGGGGACCGGGGGTCGGGACCGGAATCGAGATCAGAACCAGCATCAAGGACCGTGATCGGGGATCAGGATTGGGACCGGGATCGGGGATGGGACCCGCACCAGGGATCAGGGATCAGGACCGGGACCGGAATCAGGATCAGAATCGGCACCAGGGACCAAGATCAGGGATCaggaccagggaccgggaccaGGGATGGGACCGGGATCAGGGATGGGGATCAGGACCAGCATCAGGGATTGGGATCGGGGACGGCAATTGGGACCCACATTGGGATCGGGACCAGCATCAGGGATTGGGGACAGCAATTGGGACCCACATCGGGATCGAGACTGGCATCAGGGATCAGGAATGGCGATCGGGACCGGCATCTAGATCAGAACCGGCATCAGGGACCGAGATCAGGAATGGGAACAACACCAGGGATCGGGATCAGGGACGGCGACTGGGACCTGCATCGGGATCCAGACTGGCATCAGGGATCAGGAATGGCGATCGGGGCCGGCATCTAGATCAGAACCGGCATCAGAGACCGAGATCAGGGATGGGAACAGCACCAGGGATCGCGGATTGAGGACCGGAACTGGCACCAGGGATCGGGATCAGGGACGGTGACTGGGACCTGCATCGGGATCCAGACTGGCATCAGGGATCAGGGATCGGGGGTGGTGATTGGGACTGGCATCGGGATCAAGACCAGCATCAGGGATCGGGAATGGCGATCAGGACCGGCATCAGGGATTGAGGAACAGGACTGGGGATCAGGGACTGGGGTTGGCATCAGGGACCGAGGATGGGGATCAGGATCAGGACCAGGATCAGAATGGAGACCGGGATCGGGGATGGCATCAGGGATCAGGGACGGGACTGGGGATGTGAGGCAGCGTCGGGATCGGGACTGGAACCAGCACCAGGGATCTAGACAGGCATCACAGATCAGGCCTGGGGTTGGAACTGGGATCTGGGATTGGGATCAGGACGAGGATTGGGGGCTAGGTCTAGAACGTGGACCAGGACCAGAATTAGGACTGGGATCTAGAACTGGGAATCAGGATCAGGACCGGGGATTGGGGTTGGGATCGGGATCAGGGATTGGCACCAGAACCGTGACTGGAATTGGGGATCAGGACTGGGAtcaggaccgggactggggaTTGGGACTGGAACCAAGACTGGGACTGGGGACCAGCACCACGACCAGGGATCGGGACTGGAACCAGAATCATGGATCAGGACCAGGATCTGGGACCAGGGATCAGGGACCGGGATCGTTATCAGGGGCTGGGGAACAGGAACCTGGATCAGGGACCGGCTCAGGGCAAAGGGCACTGGAGAGCGGCACCGGGCATTGCCACCGGCACCGGGCACTACCACCGGGCATTGCCACCAGCACCAagcactgccaccagcaccGGACACCAGCACCGGGCATTGCCACCGGGCACTGCCACCAGCACCGGGCACCAGCACTGGGCACTGCCACCAGGACCGGGCACTACCACCGGCACCGGGCACCAGCACCGGGCACTACCACTGGCACCGGGCACTGCCACCAGCACCGGAGACCGGCACCAGGCACTGCCACCGGCACTGGGCACTGGCACTAGGGACCAGCACTGGGCACTGGCAGTGGGCACTGCCACCGGCACCGGGGACCAGCACCCGCACCACCACCGGGCAGAGACAGCACCGGGTAACGGGCAGCACCGGGCCACGCACACGGGGGGCCACGGCACCACAGCCTGCGCCAAACACCTTTATTGTAACCGGAGCCAGCTCCGGCGGTGGCAGAGCCGCCCTGGCACAGAGGTCCCGCACCTTGGGGTGCCCAGGCGGCCTCCCCGGGGCGCTggggcgaggaggaggagagtCCGTTACCGGCACCAGTGCAGCCGTGGCACCCGTGCCGGGGGTCTCACAGGGAGCTCCGGGAAGCCCCCGGCACATCCCCCAGGCGGCGGGGTGCCACGACGTGCCGGCGCTTGGCCAAACTTGCCTCGCTGGCggcgctggtgctgggggctccTCGTGCTACCCGGCAAACGGCGGGGTGGGCTCCGGTGCCGCGGGGGGCACCGGCAGAGCTGGCACTACCGGGGCTCACGCCAAAGACCTGAAGGTGCTGAGGTGGGGGGACAGCGGGGGGGACGGCCGGGGGTCTCTCTGTGGGGCTGCGGCGCTGCCGGCTCCCGGCTGCGTGTTCTTGTAGGGAGGGGGGCTGGGTGAGCCCGTGCCCAGCCGGCACCGCTGCGGCGAGCGGGAGACCCCAACCCCCCGGGTGGGTGCGGGgaccccccagctgcccccactCACCAGCCCGATGGCGTAGGCGCAGTTGTCATaggaaagctctgcagagagaaagaaggagggggggcGAGTttagggggctgggggcagtggTGGCACCGGCTGGCAAGGGGGCACGGCGCCGGCACGGGGGTCCCGGGCCTTACCCGTGGGGGGGGCACCGCGTTTCCGTCCAGCAAGACGCCTCCTGCCTGCAAAAACAGAGCTGGTGGCGGCGCGGCGGAGGCAGCGGGGAGCCGGACGCCGCGGCTTGGCCAAGGGGGTCCCGCCAGGGGTCCCGGGGGGCGGTTTAGCCACGGGGGTGCCGGCTCCGGCTGCTCTCACCTCTTTGCCCGCTGCCTCCTGGCCTCGACTGGCGAGAGAGAAAAGAGCCGGGCTCAGGCGCGGAGGGCGGCCGGAGCCGCGCGGTGACACCGGGGGGGGACCCAGTGGGTGCCTTAAACCCAGATCTCCCCAAACCACAACCCCCCGGGGGGCTCCTGCCACTGGTGACGTGGGAAGGGACCCACCCGCTGGCACCGGTACCGGCACGCTCATCCCCGAGGCGGCACCAAACCGTGTGCCGTGCCAGCAGGGAGCTCCGAGGTGCTGATCCCCGTCGGCACCACCGGCACGCTCGTGtgacagcaccagcagcccacCTACCTCGCCAGGCCACCACCGCcgccaccaccagcaccaccagcaccaggcCAGCCACGCTGACGGCAACTGGGAGAATCCAGGAGCCATCTGGAAGAGAGAACAGGGGGGTCACCGGCAGGTGGACCCCCGGGTTGACCGGGAACCAGCCACTGGTGCTGCCGGCGGGTGCCCCATGCCGGTACCTTGCCGCAGAGTCgtggtggtgggcaggggcCAGGCGGTGGGGGGATGGCAAGCGCCATCGCTCGAGGCTGGGGAGAAAGATCCCGGGTTTGAGGGGGCGGCGGGTGCGGGACCCCCCCAGGactgcggggagggggctgcggggagggggctgccccccgTGGCACCGCGCTGCCGTACCATCCACCACGATCTCCATGCTGAACGCCGACACCTGCCAGGCGCTGCCGTTATAGCTCCGGTACCGGCACCGGTAGCACTGGGAGGTTGTGGTGGCCTCATCCAGGGTGAAATCAACCTTGTGCTGGCCCGGCTGAGCACTGACGCTCTGCACCGGCACACCGGCGCCTGCCGCGAACAGCTCGAAGGTACTGCCGGTGTAGCCACGCGGGGCGAAGCAGCTGATTTTCAGGGGACCCCCGTCCTGTTGGGAGAGGAGCCCGAGCGGCGGCGGAGCGAGCCCCGGCGCTGCCACGGCGCCTGCCGGAGGGGGACATGTGGTGAGCGCGGCGCTGGAGCTGACCTCGAGCAGAAAATCCGGCTCGGCCAAGCCAAACTCAAGCGGAGGCGAGGAAGACGTTACctgccaggaggaggaagcacGGCAGCCTCATCCTCCGGTGGGCGCGGGACAGGGACGACGGCACGGTCCAGACCCCAGGAGGGAGCTCGGTGC
This window encodes:
- the CUNH19orf38 gene encoding protein HIDE1 isoform X1, which translates into the protein MRLPCFLLLAGAVAAPGLAPPPLGLLSQQDGGPLKISCFAPRGYTGSTFELFAAGAGVPVQSVSAQPGQHKVDFTLDEATTTSQCYRCRYRSYNGSAWQVSAFSMEIVVDASSDGACHPPTAWPLPTTTTLRQDGSWILPVAVSVAGLVLVVLVVAAVVAWRVEARRQRAKRQEASCWTETRCPPAELSYDNCAYAIGLNTQPGAGSAAAPQRDPRPSPPLSPHLSTFRSLA
- the CUNH19orf38 gene encoding protein HIDE1 isoform X2, producing the protein MRLPCFLLLAGAVAAPGLAPPPLGLLSQQDGGPLKISCFAPRGYTGSTFELFAAGAGVPVQSVSAQPGQHKVDFTLDEATTTSQCYRCRYRSYNGSAWQVSAFSMEIVVDASSDGACHPPTAWPLPTTTTLRQDGSWILPVAVSVAGLVLVVLVVAAVVAWRGRRRLAGRKRGAPPTELSYDNCAYAIGLNTQPGAGSAAAPQRDPRPSPPLSPHLSTFRSLA
- the CUNH19orf38 gene encoding protein HIDE1 isoform X4 is translated as MRLPCFLLLAGAVAAPGLAPPPLGLLSQQDGGPLKISCFAPRGYTGSTFELFAAGAGVPVQSVSAQPGQHKVDFTLDEATTTSQCYRCRYRSYNGSAWQVSAFSMEIVVDASSDGACHPPTAWPLPTTTTLRQDGSWILPVAVSVAGLVLVVLVVAAVVAWRGRRRLAGRKRGAPPQSFPMTTAPTPSG
- the CUNH19orf38 gene encoding protein HIDE1 isoform X3 gives rise to the protein MRLPCFLLLAGAVAAPGLAPPPLGLLSQQDGGPLKISCFAPRGYTGSTFELFAAGAGVPVQSVSAQPGQHKVDFTLDEATTTSQCYRCRYRSYNGSAWQVSAFSMEIVVDASSDGACHPPTAWPLPTTTTLRQDGSWILPVAVSVAGLVLVVLVVAAVVAWRVEARRQRAKRQEASCWTETRCPPHGAFL